One Thermofilum pendens Hrk 5 DNA segment encodes these proteins:
- a CDS encoding DUF4129 domain-containing protein yields MRAVYVALAAAYVVAALVVASYGVTGYSFPSMNMENVFTWIAVVFLVLLGYEVARNRREILEIILEIFRRRPARDKDYTPRISTLGLIFLAMLPVLLAVILERNREERGLMNIGTGVQSNISEPVSALPGNLTAPLASSTGTSVGGSLVGVFAPLPLVLLGFAVLVALSLLLAYREALGERKEALGAPQILVKEELKASLTRIEDYPEGDVRLEIVRLYNSLCNAVNEKGARLEKSWTAREIMRFLSDTMPFIPARPLEKLTELFELALYSRRPLTERDRENAVRSLREILSAIDSAER; encoded by the coding sequence ATGAGAGCCGTATACGTTGCTCTCGCGGCGGCATATGTCGTTGCTGCTTTAGTTGTCGCCAGCTACGGGGTTACCGGTTACTCGTTTCCAAGCATGAACATGGAGAACGTTTTCACGTGGATCGCTGTGGTCTTCCTTGTTCTTCTCGGCTACGAAGTAGCCCGTAATAGGAGGGAGATCTTGGAGATAATCCTGGAGATCTTTAGGCGTCGCCCCGCGAGGGACAAGGACTATACGCCCAGGATAAGTACCTTGGGGCTAATATTTCTCGCAATGCTCCCCGTTCTCCTGGCTGTAATTCTTGAAAGGAACAGGGAGGAGAGGGGGCTCATGAATATAGGTACCGGTGTTCAATCGAACATTTCGGAACCTGTCAGCGCGCTTCCCGGAAACCTAACGGCTCCGCTGGCTAGCAGTACCGGCACAAGCGTCGGCGGTAGTCTTGTCGGCGTTTTTGCGCCTTTACCGCTGGTACTTCTGGGGTTCGCGGTTCTCGTTGCTTTATCCCTTCTTCTAGCATACCGCGAAGCCCTCGGAGAAAGAAAGGAGGCACTGGGCGCGCCCCAGATTCTCGTTAAGGAAGAGCTTAAAGCGTCGTTGACGAGGATCGAGGATTACCCGGAGGGCGATGTAAGACTGGAGATAGTAAGGCTGTACAACTCGTTATGCAACGCTGTAAACGAGAAGGGGGCGAGGCTGGAGAAGTCCTGGACTGCTCGAGAGATAATGCGCTTCCTTTCAGACACGATGCCGTTCATCCCCGCTAGACCCTTGGAAAAGCTGACAGAGCTTTTCGAGCTCGCGCTTTACAGTAGACGCCCGTTAACGGAGAGAGACC